The following is a genomic window from Methanococcoides sp. AM1.
ATCGGAAGAGATCGAAAAAATCAAAGCGTCCCAGTATGCCTGTGAGAAAGCAATGGAAGCTGCCATCGGACTGGTCGATGATGCCAGAGTGGATAATGGGGTTCTTTACTCCGGAGAAGAAGCACTTACATCGGAAACCATCCGTGCGACAATAGAGCACACCCTTCTTGACTACGGATGTGAAGCTGAAAGCACCATTGTAGCTTGTGGATTGAAGTCATCAAACCCCCACTGGGAAGGAGAGGGAAAGATCACCGTCAACCAGCCGATCGTCATCGACATATTCCCGCGCAGTAAGAAAAGCAGGTACTTTGCAGACATGACAAGGACCGTCCTTAAAGGAGAGGCTTCGAAGGAACTGGTGGACATGTATGAAGCAGTGCATGCTGCACAGGAGGCAGCTTTTGCCGTATTGAAACCCGGAGCGCTCTATAGCGAAGTACATAACGCAGTTTGCGATGAGTTCGAAAAACGAGGTTATGAAACCATCAGGAACAACTCGGAAGTTGGGTTTATCCACTCAACCGGGCATGGCGTGGGGCTGGACATCCATGAACAACCTTCTGTGGCAACGCAGGACGGAGAGGTCGAGATCGGCCATGTGGTCACTATTGAACCAGGACTTTACTACCCGGAACTTGGCGGAATACGCCTTGAGGACATGGTCGTGATCACAGAGGACGGATTTGAGAATTTAACAAAAATGGAAAAGGAATTTGTAGTTTAAGTCTACTAAGACCAATCATATATCAAAAGCTGGTGCAGACATATGGAAAATAAACTTCATGAGATCGAGGAGATAATCGGAAAGTACAGGAAGGCCGGAGAGATCCTCTCTACAGTAAGAAGCGAGGCAAAGGATAAGATCAAGGTCGGAGCAAGCCTTCTGGAAGTTGCAGACCATGTAGAGCAGAGGACCATCGAGCTTGGAGG
Proteins encoded in this region:
- a CDS encoding Xaa-Pro peptidase family protein — encoded protein: MEQKKNTHDITSSLADNNCDAFLMIGNSNNADIYYSTHFLAGDPFTYIQMKQGEESLIVSTMELNRAKMESRVSNVHTMQEYGYPEKLKERKDGELAYCDCLAAIFQQKKVRHIMVPHDFPLFTAQALKELGFSVIPAKSPFKEMRKEKASEEIEKIKASQYACEKAMEAAIGLVDDARVDNGVLYSGEEALTSETIRATIEHTLLDYGCEAESTIVACGLKSSNPHWEGEGKITVNQPIVIDIFPRSKKSRYFADMTRTVLKGEASKELVDMYEAVHAAQEAAFAVLKPGALYSEVHNAVCDEFEKRGYETIRNNSEVGFIHSTGHGVGLDIHEQPSVATQDGEVEIGHVVTIEPGLYYPELGGIRLEDMVVITEDGFENLTKMEKEFVV